Proteins encoded together in one Ciona intestinalis chromosome 3, KH, whole genome shotgun sequence window:
- the LOC100184043 gene encoding signal-induced proliferation-associated 1-like protein 1 isoform X3 encodes MANHSTFISTATPSTSRPRGPASPTSHKESADEVLTLVRKKAQHARQFYNSMVLPNGDLPQTRYQTSVRSDVKRHSGSPDKRESNTSTSSVWSQPTTPVLSSSKYGGVWLKPRPTTSAKKSIDSDIRLSYTLPYRHDEKQKSSSLRSKSTSGENFSSTYPPPSTSSSRSSSDGTLLSSDFSSANDIKQKDILSDEKSAASKLNSNKNEYSKNAIRPDSPRMHSHLYQVVSKNKKLNSSSNEDKSPTMSTSYTVPNIRHRDEDIANDHSIGEKQTPKRQNAPSLQRQRSNSDARAGGRITTNLLSLSYDAITDTTTIGAQAGRNYGSASSLDKVTITHENGYSDKARIKKVYHSQPSSSLPSSTKHQIKKHHSDSKKISPVNSAGSSPRTQRRRKEKLRSKSDVPDHTVLLDSIKSLERDYSVRQELSFEDEHRRRHRFAHYDWQSMLFSFRDVLKAADTLKRKNTTTGASKAAALAASSDSLGSKASSVGGSSEDLSFEQDEHIDDKSNDMVECCPFFSNEVGGEIDRQLTISGYGLNSNSHLANVSVQVCNDSEATSTQARNVLTNHTYLSIVERGSSESLLPPKSPPSGCVSFGIEHVDDGAEYYRTYFYEKDHQNLCGIDEKYGPIVISLRREKLDETLAGSSNAVYQYRVIIRTCELCTLRGSIVEDVVFPSTSKPTKGFHAKEVLEYLCPEINLSCLKVAMPIPKVHDQIMKVDEQNVHDSYKIGVLYCGAGQVTEEDMYNNEHGSPAFDQFLELLGDKIKLSGFNRFRGGLDVKTDSTGTESVYTEFRGNKILFHVSTMLPFTPNNRQQLLRKRHIGNDIVTIIFQEPGSQPFNPKFIRSHFQHVFIIVRVYQPCTKDTCYRIAVTRARNIPRFGPPIPEDSMFPNTSTFREFLLTKLINGENTAHSAGKFKSLAMNTRQEYLRDLATTNLTQSGLEVNPKFSFFALRRMRDNKDKQKSRPMPEVLSHGALTWQLSVDDYSSLSSMHEKNQVNCIMGLSDCVLTIIEISSRKLIFSIPCQAILGWTVPLPTPEQIRGIKRDLYIYYGRGERISLHTEDIDARDEIIIRLEKFTKGCETVYRQLRRNMKGELGFHVNYEGIIMEVEQSGYAYQDGLRQSSRLVEVCKVAVATMTHEELLDLLRTTQHVKVVAIPPNDDGTPRKCSMELYHLYPVLDVRKVPMPATPVEQQHKSRPDSSNGIQTANDSSPKQAASEPSTKSRGKSKLSKIKQATTIDTKTTLVATATRLAVLNQTHSYKHPKSDGNSLSSTTNTMSSTKSTSSNISSQSGADIDWSENFKTNQGTSQNPSNSISSDSGLNSNNNSSYSSTLSCTPTTTPIANNTLHELSHSDWDGLHSQSHLNQNSSNNKMSSNSTMARSTSVYTNKCRKAPIKVNWNSKSSRLPTELSRKSLNHSYSVDCTPSSEVNHGLKVYIAGTDDHIKSRSTYSYQATPSPIKAETSSRNAQHYHSQSYDSVLSTPIKWRTSVAMGTRSGSRNSPRSKRRASDMHVVASRLKSRDRDSPSTPESRDVQNSLIKLITVESPTKHNTNHRKSPARTLSQRASPKQTLSPSHNGRLNTTLSIRSLHRTVSDESLCAARSSDRTRENNLHHSIDSRLNPHDTSMLPLPDTSDWDTILDAARAAEVFEASSIRSVSMGTLNELGVNDDVTKELFRSDNRTMSVEYLYDHEYRRNQGDPVNLLRKREPPTPSSSPATFHPNMTPQKSIDPSSICPDVKSGAEQRLERIEYEMRLLQDKLKKEQESKAALVEEVKLLRRDNTRLHRDTSRVRSVKESKHFR; translated from the exons atggCAAACCATTCAACTTTTATTTCAACTGCAACTCCGAGTACTTCTCGACCTAGAGGGCCAGCCTCACCAACCTCTCACAAGGAATCTGCTGATGAAGTGTTGACATTAGTGAGGAAGAAGGCTCAGCATGCTCGGCAGTTTTACAACAGCATGGTTCTTCCTAATGGTGATCTACCACAGACCAGGTACCAAACATCTGTTAGGTCAGATGTGAAGAGACACTCGGGAAGTCCAGATAAAAGAGAATCAAACACAAGTACTAGTTCAGTTTGGTCCCAACCAACCACACCAGTCCTATCTTCAAGTAAATATGGAGGTGTGTGGTTAAAGCCTCGACCTACCACTTCGGCGAAAAAGTCTATAGACTCTGATATAAGATTAAGCTACACACTGCCTTATAGACACGATGAAAAACAAAAGTCTTCCAGTCTAAGGTCAAAGTCAACATCTGGTGAAAATTTTTCCTCAACTTACCCACCACCATCTACCTCAAGTTCCCGATCAAGTTCAGATGGAACTTTACTTTCATCTGACTTTTCTTCTGCCAAtgacattaaacaaaaagatattttatctGATGAAAAAAGTGCAGCATCAAAATTAAATTCTAATAAAAACGAATATTCGAAGAATGCCATACGCCCTGATAGTCCACGTATGCATAGTCATCTCTATCAAGTTGTTTCGAAGAATAAG AAACTAAATTCATCAAGTAATGAAGATAAAAGTCCCACCATGAGCACATCGTATACAGTCCCTAACATTAGACATAGAGATGAAGATATTGCTAATGATCATTCAATCGGTGAAAAACAAACACCAAAGAGACAGAATGCTCCTTCACTTCAGCGTCAACGTTCAAATAGTGATGCAAGAGCAGGTGGAAGAATCACAACAAATCTATTATCGCTCAGTTATGATGCTATCACTGATACCACCACTATTGGAGCTCAAGCTGGAAGGAATTACGGTAGTGCATCCTCTCTGGACAAAGTGACAATAACTCATGAAAATGGGTATTCAGACAAAGCTCGAATAAAGAAAGTATATCATAGTCAACCCAGTAGTAGTCTACCTTCAAGCACAAAAcaccaaataaaaaag CATCACAGTGATTCAAAGAAAATAAGTCCAGTTAACAGTGCTGGTTCAAGTCCAAGAACTCAACGTCGTCGTAAGGAGAAGCTCCGTTCAAAATCTGATGTACCCGATCACACTGTGTTACTTGATAGTATCAAAAGTTTAGAACGCGATTATTCAGTTAGACAGG AACTTAGTTTTGAAGACGAACATAGAAGAAGGCATCGATTCGCGCACTATGATTGGCAGAGTATGTTATTTTCCTTTAGAGATGTTTTAAAAGCAGCCGACactttgaaaagaaaaaacacaaCTACTGGTGCAAGTAAAGCAGCTGCATTGGCAG CCAGCAGTGATAGCTTGGGTAGCAAAGCCTCAAGTGTGGGAGGTTCCAGTGAGGACCTTTCCTTTGAACAAGATGAACATATTGATGATAAGTCTAATGATATGGTTGAATG TTGTCCATTCTTTAGCAATGAAGTAGGTGGTGAAATTGACCGACAACTCACCATATCAGGTTatggtttaaattcaaattctCACCTTGCTAACGTGTCTGTGCAA GTATGTAATGATAGTGAAGCAACATCTACACAAGCAAGGAATGTTCTCACCAACCACACTTACCTTTCCATCGTTGAACGTGGTAGCAGTGAAAGTTTACTCCCTCCTAAATCTCCCCCTAGTGGTTGTGTTAGCTTTGGAATTGAACATGTGGACGATGGAGCCGAGTATTATCGGACATACTTCTATGAGAAAG ATCACCAAAACTTGTGCGGTATTGATGAAAAGTATGGTCCTATTGTGATCAGCTTGAGACGTGAAAAACTTGATGAAACATTAGCTGGAAGTTCAAATGCTGTTTATCAATATCGAGTAATTATTCGAACATGTGAG TTATGCACCCTTCGTGGTTCCATTGTGGAAGATGTAGTTTTTCCTTCAACATCGAAACCAACCAAGGGATTTCACGCCAAAGAAGTTCTTGAATATCTTTGTCCAGAAATCAACTTATCTTGTCTTAAAGTAGCAATGCCTATTCCAAAAGTTCATGACCAGATAATGAAAGTTGATGAACAGaat GTGCATGACTCGTATAAGATTGGTGTTTTATATTGTGGAGCTGGCCAAGTAACAGAGGAGGATATGTACAACAATGAACATGGAAGCCCAGCATTCGACCAATTTCTTGAGTTACTTGgtgacaaaataaagttgagCGGTTTCAATCGTTTCCGTGGTGGCCTAGATgtaaaaa ctGACTCAACAGGAACTGAATCTGTGTACACCGAGTTTCGTGGCAACAAAATACTGTTTCATGTTTCTACTATGTTGCCATTTACACCAAACAATAGACAACAG TTACTACGAAAACGTCACATTGGAAACGACATCGTTACCATCATATTCCAAGAACCCGGTTCGCAACCCTTCAATCCAAAGTTTATTCGATCACATTTCCAACATGTATTCATCATTGTTCGTGTATATCAACCATGTACCAAAGACACTTGTTACAG GATCGCAGTAACAAGAGCAAGGAACATTCCACGATTTGGACCTCCCATTCCTGAAGATTCAATGTTTCCCAATACATCAACATTTAGGGAGTTTCTCCTTACTAAGTTAATCAATGGAGAGAACACGGCTCATTCAGCTGGAAAGTTTAAG TCATTGGCAATGAATACACGTCAAGAATATTTACGTGATCTTGCCACCACTAATCTTACACAAAGTGGATTAGAAGTAAATCCAAAGTTCTCATTTTTTGCTCTGCGTCGAATGCGAGAtaacaaagataaacaaaaatctCGTCCGATGCCTGAAGTGCTGAGTCATGGTGCGCTGACTTGGCAACTTAGTGTGGATGATTACAG TTCATTGTCCAGTATGCACGAGAAAAACCAGGTGAACTGCATCATGGGATTGAGTGATTGTGTTCTCACAATAATCGAGATATCGTCAAGGAAACTCATCTTCAGCATCCCGTGTCAAGCCATCCTCGGGTGGACCGTTCCTCTTCCTACTCCCGAGCAAATTCGAGGAATAAAACGTgatctttatatttattacgGAAGAGGAGAGAGGATATCTTTGCACACGGAAGATATTGATGCACGGGATGAAATCATCATCAG acTTGAGAAGTTCACGAAAGGGTGTGAGACAGTTTATCGTCAGTTACGTCGTAACATGAAAGGTGAACTTGGATTCCACGTCAACTATGAAGGAATTATAATGGAAGTTGAACAGAGTGGTTATGCTTATCAAGATGGGTTGAGACAAAGCAGCAGATTGGTTGag GTATGCAAGGTCGCTGTAGCCACCATGACTCATGAAGAATTATTGGATCTTCTTCGAACAACGCAGCATGTTAAAGTGGTGGCTATTCCACCCAATGATGATGGCACACCTCGCAA GTGTAGCATGGAGCTGTACCACCTGTATCCAGTGTTAGATGTGAGAAAAGTTCCCATGCCTGCCACACCTGTTGAACAACAACATAAATCAAGGCCAGATTCTTCGAATGGAATACAAAC agcAAATGATAGTTCGCCAAAACAAGCAGCATCAG AACCATCAACAAAAAGTCGTGGAAAATCAAAACtttccaaaattaaacaagCAACTACTATTGACACAAAAACCACCCTGGTGGCAACGGCAACCAGACTTGCTGTGTTGAATCAGACACATTCATACAAACATccaaaa AGTGATGGAAACAGTTTATCGAGCACCACAAACACAATGTCAAGCACTAAATCAACCTCAAGCAACATTAGCAGTCAGAGCGGTGCAGATATAGATTGGAGcgaaaactttaaaa CAAACCAAGGAACTTCCCAAAATCCATCAAACAGCATTTCATCTGATAGTGGACTAAACAGCAACAATAATTCGTCATATTCAAGTACACTGAGTTGCACACCAACTACCACGCCCATTGCCAA tAACACGTTACATGAGTTGTCCCATAGTGATTGGGACGGTTTACATTCACAATCACATCTTAATCAAAATTCAAGCAACAACAAAATGTCAAGTAATTCTACGATGGCACGGAGCACATCTGTGTACACAAACAAGTGTAGAAAAGCCCCAATCAAAGTAAACTGGAATAGTAAATCCTCAAGATTGCCAACAG AACTTAGTCGGAAATCATTGAATCATTCGTATTCTGTTGATTGCACGCCTTCCAGTGAAGTAAATCATGGATTAAAAGTTTATATTGCTGGAACTG ATGATCATATAAAGTCACGATCAACTTATTCTTATCAAGCAACACCAAGTCCGATAAAAGCTGAAACTTCAAG TAGAAACGCGCAACACTACCACTCTCAGTCATATGACTCTGTGCTCTCTACGCCCATCAAGTGGAGAACTTCTGTTGCTATGGGTACCCGTAGTGGATCAAGGAATAGTCCTCGATCGAAAAG GAGAGCAAGCGACATGCATGTTGTTGCTTCTCGTTTAAAATCTCGTGACCGCGATTCGCCTTCCACACCAGAAAGCCGAGATGTTCAAAACTCCTTAATAAAGTTGATCACTGTTGAAAGTCCCACCAAACAT aATACCAATCATCGTAAATCTCCTGCTCGAACATTAAGTCAACGTGCCTCACCAAAACAAACTCTTTCTCCATCTCATAATGGAAGACTCAACACAACGTTATCTATAAG ATCTTTGCATCGCACGGTTTCTGATGAAAGTTTGTGTGCAGCGCGATCATCTGATAGAACAAG gGAGAACAACCTTCACCACTCTATTGATTCTCGACTAAATCCAC ATGACACTTCCATGCTACCACTACCCGATACATCAGACTGGGACACGATACTAGATGCTGCACGAGCTGCTGAGG TGTTCGAGGCATCGAGCATAAGGTCGGTTTCCATGGGAACGCTGAACGAACTTGGTGtcaatgatgatgtcacaaaggaGTTATTTCGGTCAGATAACCGCACAATGTCAGTG
- the LOC100184043 gene encoding signal-induced proliferation-associated 1-like protein 1 isoform X4 — protein sequence MANHSTFISTATPSTSRPRGPASPTSHKESADEVLTLVRKKAQHARQFYNSMVLPNGDLPQTRYQTSVRSDVKRHSGSPDKRESNTSTSSVWSQPTTPVLSSSKYGGVWLKPRPTTSAKKSIDSDIRLSYTLPYRHDEKQKSSSLRSKSTSGENFSSTYPPPSTSSSRSSSDGTLLSSDFSSANDIKQKDILSDEKSAASKLNSNKNEYSKNAIRPDSPRMHSHLYQVVSKNKKLNSSSNEDKSPTMSTSYTVPNIRHRDEDIANDHSIGEKQTPKRQNAPSLQRQRSNSDARAGGRITTNLLSLSYDAITDTTTIGAQAGRNYGSASSLDKVTITHENGYSDKARIKKVYHSQPSSSLPSSTKHQIKKHHSDSKKISPVNSAGSSPRTQRRRKEKLRSKSDVPDHTVLLDSIKSLERDYSVRQELSFEDEHRRRHRFAHYDWQSMLFSFRDVLKAADTLKRKNTTTGASKAAALAASSDSLGSKASSVGGSSEDLSFEQDEHIDDKSNDMVECCPFFSNEVGGEIDRQLTISGYGLNSNSHLANVSVQVCNDSEATSTQARNVLTNHTYLSIVERGSSESLLPPKSPPSGCVSFGIEHVDDGAEYYRTYFYEKDHQNLCGIDEKYGPIVISLRREKLDETLAGSSNAVYQYRVIIRTCELCTLRGSIVEDVVFPSTSKPTKGFHAKEVLEYLCPEINLSCLKVAMPIPKVHDQIMKVDEQNVHDSYKIGVLYCGAGQVTEEDMYNNEHGSPAFDQFLELLGDKIKLSGFNRFRGGLDVKTDSTGTESVYTEFRGNKILFHVSTMLPFTPNNRQQLLRKRHIGNDIVTIIFQEPGSQPFNPKFIRSHFQHVFIIVRVYQPCTKDTCYRIAVTRARNIPRFGPPIPEDSMFPNTSTFREFLLTKLINGENTAHSAGKFKSLAMNTRQEYLRDLATTNLTQSGLEVNPKFSFFALRRMRDNKDKQKSRPMPEVLSHGALTWQLSVDDYSSLSSMHEKNQVNCIMGLSDCVLTIIEISSRKLIFSIPCQAILGWTVPLPTPEQIRGIKRDLYIYYGRGERISLHTEDIDARDEIIIRLEKFTKGCETVYRQLRRNMKGELGFHVNYEGIIMEVEQSGYAYQDGLRQSSRLVEVCKVAVATMTHEELLDLLRTTQHVKVVAIPPNDDGTPRKCSMELYHLYPVLDVRKVPMPATPVEQQHKSRPDSSNGIQTANDSSPKQAASEPFHAEPSTKSRGKSKLSKIKQATTIDTKTTLVATATRLAVLNQTHSYKHPKSDGNSLSSTTNTMSSTKSTSSNISSQSGADIDWSENFKTNQGTSQNPSNSISSDSGLNSNNNSSYSSTLSCTPTTTPIANDWDGLHSQSHLNQNSSNNKMSSNSTMARSTSVYTNKCRKAPIKVNWNSKSSRLPTELSRKSLNHSYSVDCTPSSEVNHGLKVYIAGTDDHIKSRSTYSYQATPSPIKAETSSRNAQHYHSQSYDSVLSTPIKWRTSVAMGTRSGSRNSPRSKRRASDMHVVASRLKSRDRDSPSTPESRDVQNSLIKLITVESPTKHNTNHRKSPARTLSQRASPKQTLSPSHNGRLNTTLSIRSLHRTVSDESLCAARSSDRTRENNLHHSIDSRLNPHDTSMLPLPDTSDWDTILDAARAAEVFEASSIRSVSMGTLNELGVNDDVTKELFRSDNRTMSVEYLYDHEYRRNQGDPVNLLRKREPPTPSSSPATFHPNMTPQKSIDPSSICPDVKSGAEQRLERIEYEMRLLQDKLKKEQESKAALVEEVKLLRRDNTRLHRDTSRVRSVKESKHFR from the exons atggCAAACCATTCAACTTTTATTTCAACTGCAACTCCGAGTACTTCTCGACCTAGAGGGCCAGCCTCACCAACCTCTCACAAGGAATCTGCTGATGAAGTGTTGACATTAGTGAGGAAGAAGGCTCAGCATGCTCGGCAGTTTTACAACAGCATGGTTCTTCCTAATGGTGATCTACCACAGACCAGGTACCAAACATCTGTTAGGTCAGATGTGAAGAGACACTCGGGAAGTCCAGATAAAAGAGAATCAAACACAAGTACTAGTTCAGTTTGGTCCCAACCAACCACACCAGTCCTATCTTCAAGTAAATATGGAGGTGTGTGGTTAAAGCCTCGACCTACCACTTCGGCGAAAAAGTCTATAGACTCTGATATAAGATTAAGCTACACACTGCCTTATAGACACGATGAAAAACAAAAGTCTTCCAGTCTAAGGTCAAAGTCAACATCTGGTGAAAATTTTTCCTCAACTTACCCACCACCATCTACCTCAAGTTCCCGATCAAGTTCAGATGGAACTTTACTTTCATCTGACTTTTCTTCTGCCAAtgacattaaacaaaaagatattttatctGATGAAAAAAGTGCAGCATCAAAATTAAATTCTAATAAAAACGAATATTCGAAGAATGCCATACGCCCTGATAGTCCACGTATGCATAGTCATCTCTATCAAGTTGTTTCGAAGAATAAG AAACTAAATTCATCAAGTAATGAAGATAAAAGTCCCACCATGAGCACATCGTATACAGTCCCTAACATTAGACATAGAGATGAAGATATTGCTAATGATCATTCAATCGGTGAAAAACAAACACCAAAGAGACAGAATGCTCCTTCACTTCAGCGTCAACGTTCAAATAGTGATGCAAGAGCAGGTGGAAGAATCACAACAAATCTATTATCGCTCAGTTATGATGCTATCACTGATACCACCACTATTGGAGCTCAAGCTGGAAGGAATTACGGTAGTGCATCCTCTCTGGACAAAGTGACAATAACTCATGAAAATGGGTATTCAGACAAAGCTCGAATAAAGAAAGTATATCATAGTCAACCCAGTAGTAGTCTACCTTCAAGCACAAAAcaccaaataaaaaag CATCACAGTGATTCAAAGAAAATAAGTCCAGTTAACAGTGCTGGTTCAAGTCCAAGAACTCAACGTCGTCGTAAGGAGAAGCTCCGTTCAAAATCTGATGTACCCGATCACACTGTGTTACTTGATAGTATCAAAAGTTTAGAACGCGATTATTCAGTTAGACAGG AACTTAGTTTTGAAGACGAACATAGAAGAAGGCATCGATTCGCGCACTATGATTGGCAGAGTATGTTATTTTCCTTTAGAGATGTTTTAAAAGCAGCCGACactttgaaaagaaaaaacacaaCTACTGGTGCAAGTAAAGCAGCTGCATTGGCAG CCAGCAGTGATAGCTTGGGTAGCAAAGCCTCAAGTGTGGGAGGTTCCAGTGAGGACCTTTCCTTTGAACAAGATGAACATATTGATGATAAGTCTAATGATATGGTTGAATG TTGTCCATTCTTTAGCAATGAAGTAGGTGGTGAAATTGACCGACAACTCACCATATCAGGTTatggtttaaattcaaattctCACCTTGCTAACGTGTCTGTGCAA GTATGTAATGATAGTGAAGCAACATCTACACAAGCAAGGAATGTTCTCACCAACCACACTTACCTTTCCATCGTTGAACGTGGTAGCAGTGAAAGTTTACTCCCTCCTAAATCTCCCCCTAGTGGTTGTGTTAGCTTTGGAATTGAACATGTGGACGATGGAGCCGAGTATTATCGGACATACTTCTATGAGAAAG ATCACCAAAACTTGTGCGGTATTGATGAAAAGTATGGTCCTATTGTGATCAGCTTGAGACGTGAAAAACTTGATGAAACATTAGCTGGAAGTTCAAATGCTGTTTATCAATATCGAGTAATTATTCGAACATGTGAG TTATGCACCCTTCGTGGTTCCATTGTGGAAGATGTAGTTTTTCCTTCAACATCGAAACCAACCAAGGGATTTCACGCCAAAGAAGTTCTTGAATATCTTTGTCCAGAAATCAACTTATCTTGTCTTAAAGTAGCAATGCCTATTCCAAAAGTTCATGACCAGATAATGAAAGTTGATGAACAGaat GTGCATGACTCGTATAAGATTGGTGTTTTATATTGTGGAGCTGGCCAAGTAACAGAGGAGGATATGTACAACAATGAACATGGAAGCCCAGCATTCGACCAATTTCTTGAGTTACTTGgtgacaaaataaagttgagCGGTTTCAATCGTTTCCGTGGTGGCCTAGATgtaaaaa ctGACTCAACAGGAACTGAATCTGTGTACACCGAGTTTCGTGGCAACAAAATACTGTTTCATGTTTCTACTATGTTGCCATTTACACCAAACAATAGACAACAG TTACTACGAAAACGTCACATTGGAAACGACATCGTTACCATCATATTCCAAGAACCCGGTTCGCAACCCTTCAATCCAAAGTTTATTCGATCACATTTCCAACATGTATTCATCATTGTTCGTGTATATCAACCATGTACCAAAGACACTTGTTACAG GATCGCAGTAACAAGAGCAAGGAACATTCCACGATTTGGACCTCCCATTCCTGAAGATTCAATGTTTCCCAATACATCAACATTTAGGGAGTTTCTCCTTACTAAGTTAATCAATGGAGAGAACACGGCTCATTCAGCTGGAAAGTTTAAG TCATTGGCAATGAATACACGTCAAGAATATTTACGTGATCTTGCCACCACTAATCTTACACAAAGTGGATTAGAAGTAAATCCAAAGTTCTCATTTTTTGCTCTGCGTCGAATGCGAGAtaacaaagataaacaaaaatctCGTCCGATGCCTGAAGTGCTGAGTCATGGTGCGCTGACTTGGCAACTTAGTGTGGATGATTACAG TTCATTGTCCAGTATGCACGAGAAAAACCAGGTGAACTGCATCATGGGATTGAGTGATTGTGTTCTCACAATAATCGAGATATCGTCAAGGAAACTCATCTTCAGCATCCCGTGTCAAGCCATCCTCGGGTGGACCGTTCCTCTTCCTACTCCCGAGCAAATTCGAGGAATAAAACGTgatctttatatttattacgGAAGAGGAGAGAGGATATCTTTGCACACGGAAGATATTGATGCACGGGATGAAATCATCATCAG acTTGAGAAGTTCACGAAAGGGTGTGAGACAGTTTATCGTCAGTTACGTCGTAACATGAAAGGTGAACTTGGATTCCACGTCAACTATGAAGGAATTATAATGGAAGTTGAACAGAGTGGTTATGCTTATCAAGATGGGTTGAGACAAAGCAGCAGATTGGTTGag GTATGCAAGGTCGCTGTAGCCACCATGACTCATGAAGAATTATTGGATCTTCTTCGAACAACGCAGCATGTTAAAGTGGTGGCTATTCCACCCAATGATGATGGCACACCTCGCAA GTGTAGCATGGAGCTGTACCACCTGTATCCAGTGTTAGATGTGAGAAAAGTTCCCATGCCTGCCACACCTGTTGAACAACAACATAAATCAAGGCCAGATTCTTCGAATGGAATACAAAC agcAAATGATAGTTCGCCAAAACAAGCAGCATCAG AACCTTTTCATGCAGAACCATCAACAAAAAGTCGTGGAAAATCAAAACtttccaaaattaaacaagCAACTACTATTGACACAAAAACCACCCTGGTGGCAACGGCAACCAGACTTGCTGTGTTGAATCAGACACATTCATACAAACATccaaaa AGTGATGGAAACAGTTTATCGAGCACCACAAACACAATGTCAAGCACTAAATCAACCTCAAGCAACATTAGCAGTCAGAGCGGTGCAGATATAGATTGGAGcgaaaactttaaaa CAAACCAAGGAACTTCCCAAAATCCATCAAACAGCATTTCATCTGATAGTGGACTAAACAGCAACAATAATTCGTCATATTCAAGTACACTGAGTTGCACACCAACTACCACGCCCATTGCCAA TGATTGGGACGGTTTACATTCACAATCACATCTTAATCAAAATTCAAGCAACAACAAAATGTCAAGTAATTCTACGATGGCACGGAGCACATCTGTGTACACAAACAAGTGTAGAAAAGCCCCAATCAAAGTAAACTGGAATAGTAAATCCTCAAGATTGCCAACAG AACTTAGTCGGAAATCATTGAATCATTCGTATTCTGTTGATTGCACGCCTTCCAGTGAAGTAAATCATGGATTAAAAGTTTATATTGCTGGAACTG ATGATCATATAAAGTCACGATCAACTTATTCTTATCAAGCAACACCAAGTCCGATAAAAGCTGAAACTTCAAG TAGAAACGCGCAACACTACCACTCTCAGTCATATGACTCTGTGCTCTCTACGCCCATCAAGTGGAGAACTTCTGTTGCTATGGGTACCCGTAGTGGATCAAGGAATAGTCCTCGATCGAAAAG GAGAGCAAGCGACATGCATGTTGTTGCTTCTCGTTTAAAATCTCGTGACCGCGATTCGCCTTCCACACCAGAAAGCCGAGATGTTCAAAACTCCTTAATAAAGTTGATCACTGTTGAAAGTCCCACCAAACAT aATACCAATCATCGTAAATCTCCTGCTCGAACATTAAGTCAACGTGCCTCACCAAAACAAACTCTTTCTCCATCTCATAATGGAAGACTCAACACAACGTTATCTATAAG ATCTTTGCATCGCACGGTTTCTGATGAAAGTTTGTGTGCAGCGCGATCATCTGATAGAACAAG gGAGAACAACCTTCACCACTCTATTGATTCTCGACTAAATCCAC ATGACACTTCCATGCTACCACTACCCGATACATCAGACTGGGACACGATACTAGATGCTGCACGAGCTGCTGAGG TGTTCGAGGCATCGAGCATAAGGTCGGTTTCCATGGGAACGCTGAACGAACTTGGTGtcaatgatgatgtcacaaaggaGTTATTTCGGTCAGATAACCGCACAATGTCAGTG